The following proteins are encoded in a genomic region of Athene noctua unplaced genomic scaffold, bAthNoc1.hap1.1 HAP1_HAP1_scaffold_36, whole genome shotgun sequence:
- the LOC141974189 gene encoding olfactory receptor 14J1-like, protein MYFFLLNLSLLDLGSLSTTLPKAMANSLWDNRHISYLGCAAQTFFFFFFATAEFSLLTVMSYDRYVAICKPLHYGTLLGSRACVHMAAAAWGTGFLNSLLHTANTFSLPLCQGNAVDEFFCEIPHILKLSCSHSYLREVGLIMVSACLAFGCFVFIVVSYVQIFRAVLRIPSEQGRHKAFSTCLPHLAVVSVLISTALFAYLKPPSISSPSLDLVVSFLYSVVPPAVNPLIYSMRNQEIKDSLRNLITRSPSLLILPTHRQLLGEVPVAESVESLPAVQADNIHCSASSCQARHCVGEVHHVGSPVIVLTSPDYSLLLQMPGNGFQD, encoded by the exons atgtacttcttcctcctcaacctctccctcctcgacctgggctccctctccaccactctccccaaagccatggccaactccctctgggacaacaggcacatctcctacttggggtgtgctgcacagaccttttttttctttttctttgctacagcagagttttctctcctcaccgtcatgtcctacgaccgctacgttgccatctgcaaacccctgcactacgggaccctcctgggcagcagagcttgtgtccacatggcagcagctgcctggggcactgggttcctcaattctctcctgcacacggccaacacattttcactgccactgtgCCAGGGCAATGCTGTGGAcgagttcttctgtgaaatcccccacatcctcaagctctcctgctcacactcctacctcagggaagttgggcttatcatggtcagtgcctgtttggcttttgggtgttttgtgttcattgtggtgtcctatgtgcagatcttcagggccgtgctgaggatcccctctgagcagggacggcacaaagccttttccacgtgcctccctcacctggccgtggtctccgtGTTAATCAGCACGGCTCtatttgcctacctgaagccgccctccatctcctccccatccctggacctggtggtgtcatttctgtactcggtggtgcctccagcagtgaaccccctcatctacagcatgaggaaccaggagatcaaggattccctgaggaatctgataactagat cacccagcctgctcaTCCTGCCCACACATCGACAGCTTCTCGGTGAGGTTCCTGTGGCAGAGAGTGTTGAAAGCCTTCCCGCAGTccaggcagacaacatccactgctctgcctccagctgccaggccagACACTGCGTCGGAGAAGTTCATCACGTTGGATCACCTGTCATCGTGCTGACATCTCCTGATTATTCTCTTCTCCTCcaaatgcctggaaatggtttccaggattag